A single Pan troglodytes isolate AG18354 chromosome X, NHGRI_mPanTro3-v2.0_pri, whole genome shotgun sequence DNA region contains:
- the TRO gene encoding trophinin isoform X3 — MDRRNDYGYRVPLFQGPLPPPGSLGLPFPPDIQTETTEEDSVLLMHTLLAATKDSLAMDPPVVNRPKKSKTKKAPIKTITKAAPAAPPVPTANEIATNKPKITWQALNLPVITQISQALPTTEVTNTQASSVTAQPKKANKMKRVTAKAAQGSQSPTGHEGGTIQLKSPLQVLKLPVISQNIHAPIANESASSQALITSIKPKKASKAKKAANKAIASATEVSLAATATHTATTQGQITNETASIHTTAASIRTKKASKARKTIAKVINTDTEHIEALNVTDAATRQIEASVVAIRPKKSKGKKAASRGPNSVSEISEAPLATQMVTNQALAATLRVKRGSRARKAATKARATESQTPNADQGAQAKMASAQTNVSALETQVAAAVQALADDYLAQLSLEPTTRTRGKRNRKSKHLNGDERSGSNYRRIPWGRRPAPPRDVAILQERANKLVKYLLVKDQTKIPIKRSDMLRDVIQEYDEYFPEIIERASYTLEKMFRVNLKEIDKQSSLYILISTQESSAGILGTTKDTPKLGLLMVILSVIFMNGNKASEAVIWEVLRKLGLRPGVRHSLFGEVRKLITDEFVKQKYLEYKRVPNSRPPEYEFFWGLRSYHETSKMKVLKFACKVQKKDPKDWAVQYREAVEMEVQAAAVAVAEAEARAEIYSPCLQIPLINCSSPSHGAKVHPWNLCPHSSQGSYGQSAEGVM; from the exons ATGGATAGGAGAAATGACTACGGATATAGGGTGCCTCTATTTCAG GGCCCTCTGCCTCCCCCGGGGAGCCTGGGGCTTCCCTTCCCTCCAGATATACAGACTGAGACCACAGAAGAGGACAGTGTCCTGCTGATGCATACCCTGTTGGCGGCAACCAAGGACTCCCTGGCCATGGACCCACCAGTTGTCAACCGGCCTAAGAAAAGCAAGACCAAGAAGGCCCCTATAAAGACTATTACTAAGGCTGCACCTGCTGCCCCTCCAGTCCCAACTGCCAATGAGATTGCCACCAACAAGCCCAAAATAACTTGGCAGGCTTTAAACCTGCCAGTCATTACCCAGATCAGCCAGGCTTTACCTACCACTGAGGTAACCAATACTCAGGCTTCTTCAGTCACTGCTCAGCCTAAGAAAGCCAACAAGATGAAGAGAGTTACTGCCAAGGCAGCCCAAGGCTCCCAATCCCCAACTGGCCATGAGGGTGGCACTATACAGCTGAAGTCACCCTTGCAGGTCCTAAAGCTACCAGTCATCTCACAGAATATTCACGCTCCAATTGCCAATGAGTCAGCCAGTTCCCAAGCCTTGATAACCTCTATCAAGCCTAAGAAAGCTTCCAAGGCTAAGAAGGCTGCAAATAAGGCCATAGCTAGTGCCACCGAGGTCTCGCTGGCTGCAACTGCCACCCATACAGCTACCACCCAAGGCCAAATTACCAATGAGACAGCCAGTATCCACACCACAGCAGCCTCCATCCGAACCAAGAAAGCCTCCAAAGCCAGGAAGACAATTGCTAAGGTCATAAATACTGACACTGAGCATATAGAGGCTCTAAATGTCACTGATGCAGCTACCAGGCAGATTGAGGCCTCAGTAGTGGCTATCAGGCCCAAAAAATCCAAGGGCAAGAAGGCTGCCAGCAGGGGCCCAAATTCTGTCTCTGAGATCTCTGAGGCCCCACTTGCCACTCAGATGGTCACAAACCAAGCCCTGGCAGCCACCCTGCGGGTCAAGAGAGGGTCTAGGGCTCGGAAGGCTGCCACTAAGGCTCGGGCAACTGAAAGCCAGACTCCAAATGCTGACCAAGGGGCCCAGGCCAAGATGGCCTCTGCTCAGACCAACGTAAGTGCCCTTGAGACTCAGGTTGCTGCTGCTGTCCAGGCCCTGGCAGATGACTATCTGGCTCAGTTGAGCCTGGAGCCCACAACCAGGACCCGGGGCAAGAGAAACCGAAAG TCCAAGCATCTGAATGGGGATGAGAGAAGTGGCAGTAATTACAGGCGGATCCCATGGGGCCGGAGGCCTGCACCACCGCGAGATGTGGCCATTTTACAAGAAAGG GCTAATAAGTTGGTGAAATACCTGTTGGTTAAGGACCAGACAAAGATCCCCATCAAACGCTCAG ACATGTTGAGGGATGTCATCCAAGAATATGATGAATATTTCCCAGAAATCATTGAACGAGCAAGCTACACTCTGGAGAAG ATGTTTCGAGTCAATCTGAAAGAAATTGATAAGCAAAGTAGCTTGTATATTCTCATCAGCACTCAGGAATCCTCTGCAGGCATACTGGGAAC GACCAAGGACACACCCAAGCTGGGTCTCCTCATGGTGATTCTGAGTGTCATTTTTATGAATGGCAACAAGGCCAGTGAGG CTGTCATCTGGGAGGTGCTGCGCAAGTTGGGGCTGCGCCCTGG GGTGAGGCATTCACTCTTTGGGGAAGTGAGGAAGCTCATCACAGACGAGTTTGTGAAGCAGAA GTACCTGGAGTACAAGAGGGTCCCTAACAGCAGACCACCTGAATATGAGTTCTTCTGGGGCTTGCGCTCCTACCACGAGACTAGCAAGATGAAAGTCCTCAAGTTTGCATGCAAG GTGCAGAAGAAAGACCCCAAGGACTGGGCTGTGCAGTACCGCGAGGCAGTGGAGATGGAAGTCCAAGCTGCAGCTGTGGCTGTGGCTgaggctgaagccagggctgAG